A window of the Lolium perenne isolate Kyuss_39 chromosome 7, Kyuss_2.0, whole genome shotgun sequence genome harbors these coding sequences:
- the LOC127317405 gene encoding potassium channel KOR1-like, protein MVSRPGSKRTTKEEEEEEEYEVDVVPDRLESSRQSRLALFGSELRLDRFRPRRRRRRIPAVDGEGGFFHDLIILPDNRLYMLWTKFILVWAVYSSFFTPFEFGFFRGLPDRLFILDIVGQIAFLIDIVLQFFVAYRDPDTYRIVLNPTSIALRYCKSSFIFDLLGCFPWDIIYKACGSKEEVRYLLWIRLTRSLKVVEFFRDLEKDIRVNYLFTRIVKLIVVELYCTHTAACIFYYLATTLPESMEGYTWIGSLKLGEYSYENFRELDLVKLYMTSLYFAIVTMATVGYGDIHAVNVREMIFVMIYVSFDMILGAYLIGNMTALIVKGSRTERFRDKMKEVIRYMNRNKLGKEIREQIKGHLRLQYESSYTEASVLQDIPISIRAKISQTLYKPYIDSTPLFKGCSAEFIQQIVIRLQEEFFLPGEVILEQGSAVDQIYFVCHGALEGVGIGEDGQEETILMLEPDSSFGEIAILCNIPQPYSVRVCELCRLLRLDKQSFTNILEIYFVDGRKILSNLTENNEYGGRVKQLESDITFHIGKQEAELTLRVNSAAFYGDLHQLKGLIRAGADPKNTDYDGRSPLHLAASKGYEDVAQFLIHEGADIDLIDKFGNTPLLEAVKQGHDRVASLLFSKGAKLNLENSGSHLCMAVSKGDSDFVRRALAYGADSDSKDYDDRTPLHIAAAEGLYMMAKMLVDAGASVFTTDRWGTTPLDEGRKSGSKPLIMLLEQAKAHELSKFPARGEEVRDKMHPRRCSVFPNHPWDADANRKEGVALWIPHTIDGLIRAAQEKLSLSSSCQRLFGEDGARVHDVDMVHDGQKLYLVGGDAEGQSK, encoded by the exons ATGGTGTCACGGCCGGGGTCGAAGAGGACgaccaaggaggaggaggaggaggaggagtatgaGGTGGACGTGGTGCCGGACCGGCTCGAGTCGTCCCGCCAGAGCCGCCTCGCGCTCTTCGGCTCCGAGCTCCGCCTCGACCgcttccgcccgcgccgccgccgccgccgcatccccgccgtcgacggcgagggcggcTTCTTCCACGACCTCATCATCCTCCCCGACAACAG GTTGTATATGTTATGGACCAAGTTCATACTGGTTTGGGCAGTGTATAGTTCCTTCTTTACGCCATTCGAATTTGGATTCTTCAGAGGGCTACCAGACAGACTATTCATCTTGGACATAGTTGGGCAGATTGCTTTCCTTATTGATATTGTTCTGCAGTTTTTTGTGGCCTACCGCGACCCCGACACGTACCGCATCGTACTCAACCCAACCTCTATTGCCCTCCG ATATTGCAAGTCAAGTTTCATTTTTGACCTCCTTGGTTGCTTCCCATGGGATATTATCTACAAG GCGTGTGGCAGTAAAGAGGAAGTAAGATATCTATTATGGATTCGTTTAACACGATCTCTGAAGGTCGTAGAATTCTTTAGAGATTTGGAAAAGGACATCCGTGTGAATTATCTGTTCACCAGGATAGTGAAACTTATAGTGGTAGAGCTCTACTGTACACACACAGCAGCCTGTATCTTCTATTACCTGGCCACAACACTACCTGAATCAATGGAAGGATATACATGGATAGGGTCTTTGAAGTTAGGAGAGTACAGCTATGAGAACTTCAGGGAGCTTGATCTTGTCAAGCTTTATATGACATCACTATACTTTGCTATCGTCACCATGGCAACTGTTG GATATGGTGACATTCATGCTGTAAATGTGAGGGAAATGATATTTGTCATGATCTATGTTTCCTTTGATATGATTCTCGGAGCTTACCTCATAGGTAACATGACTGCACTTATTGTCAAAGGCTCGAGAACCGAGCGATTTAGGGATAAAATGAAAGAAGTCATCAGGTATATGAACAGAAACAAACTTGGGAAGGAAATAAGAGAACAGATCAAGGGGCATTTAAGGTTACAGTATGAGAGCAGCTACACTGAAGCTTCTGTACTTCAGGACATTCCCATTTCTATTCGGGCAAAG ATTTCTCAAACACTGTACAAGCCATACATTGATAGCACTCCTCTGTTCAAAGGATGTTCAGCAGAATTCATTCAACAGATT GTGATCAGACTGCAAGAAGAGTTCTTCCTACCAGGAGAGGTTATTTTGGAGCAAGGAAGTGCAGTAGACCAGATATACTTTGTCTGCCATGGTGCACTG GAAGGTGTTGGCATTGGTGAAGATGGTCAAGAAGAGACTATTTTGATGTTGGAGCCTGATAGTTCCTTTGGAGAAATAGCTATTCTTTGCAATATTCCACAACCCTACAGTGTTCGTGTTTGTGAACTTTGTAGGCTATTACGTCTCGATAAACAATCATTCACAAACATATTGGAGATCTATTTCGTTGACGGAAGAAAAATTTTGAGCAATCTCACCGAG AACAATGAATACGGTGGGCGAGTCAAACAACTAGAATCAGATATCACATTCCACATAGGGAAGCAAGAGGCAGAGCTGACATTGAGAGTAAATAGTGCTGCCTTCTACGGGGACCTTCATCAGCTGAAAGGTTTAATCCGAGCAGGAGCCGATCCAAAGAACACCGATTATGATGGACGGTCTCCTTTG CATCTTGCAGCTTCCAAAGGTTATGAAGATGTTGCACAGTTCCTAATCCATGAAGGTGCTGATATTGATCTTATAG ATAAATTTGGGAACACACCATTGCTGGAGGCAGTGAAGCAGGGTCATGACCGGGTGGCCTCATTGCTCTTTAGCAAAGGGGCCAAGCTAAACCTCGAGAATAGCGGCAGCCATCTCTGCATGGCAGTGTCAAAGGGGGACTCTGATTTTGTTCGGAGGGCCCTAGCTTACGGAGCTGATTCAGACTCAAAAGACTACGACGACCGCACTCCTCTACATATAGCCGCTGCAGAGGGCTTGTACATGATGGCGAAGATGCTTGTAGACGCAGGCGCAAGCGTATTCACAACTGACAG GTGGGGCACTACTCCGCTAGACGAAGGGCGTAAATCGGGCAGTAAGCCGCTGATAATGTTGTTGGAACAAGCGAAAGCCCATGAGCTATCCAAGTTCCCTGCCCGTGGTGAAGAAGTGAGAG ATAAAATGCACCCGAGGAGGTGCTCTGTGTTCCCTAACCATCCATGGGATGCTGATGCTAATCGAAAAGAGGGGGTGGCTCTGTGGATTCCCCACACGATTGATGGACTCATCAGGGCAGCGCAGGAGAAGCTGAGCTTGTCCAGCTCATGCCAGCGCTTGTTTGGCGAGGATGGCGCAAGGGTGCATGACGTCGACATGGTCCATGATGGCCAGAAGCTGTATCTGGTTGGAGGCGATGCCGAGGGACAAAGCAAGTAG